In the Telopea speciosissima isolate NSW1024214 ecotype Mountain lineage chromosome 2, Tspe_v1, whole genome shotgun sequence genome, one interval contains:
- the LOC122650686 gene encoding uncharacterized protein LOC122650686: MDWLSAYGTNVMCVEKQILLRTKDGAEFTYKSKRTKIAISALQPWKLLDDGCHGYLATVIDTEAKTKPLVELEVVTEVPNMFPDDLTQLPPDWETEFGIDLIPRAALVSKPPHKMAPMELKELQIQLQDFLKKGHIRPSVSESTYALCEKERWKYVHVHQLSRVE; the protein is encoded by the coding sequence atggattggttatccgcctatggtACAAATGTAATGTGCGTGGAAAAGCAAATCCTACTTAGGACTAAGGATGGGGCAGAGTTCACTTACAAGAGCAAGCGGACAAAGATAGCCATATCCGCTCTCCAACCATGGAAATTGCTCGATGATGGATGCCACGGGTAtttggccacagtaatagaTACTGAGGCAAAGACCAAACCATTGGTAGAGTTAGAAGTTGTTACGGAGGTCCCCAACATGTTCCCGGATGACTTGACCCAACTACCACCGGACTGGGAAACAGAGTTTGGGATTGATTTAATTCCCAGAGCTGCCCTTGTGTCCAAGCCACCACACAAGATGGCACCCATGGAGTTAAAAGAATTACAAATTCAACTGCAAGATTTTTTGAAGAAAGGGCACATTCGGCCGAGCGTATCGGAGAGCACGTATGCTCtttgtgaaaaagaaagatggaagtatgtGCATGTGCATCAACTATCAAGAGTTGAATAA